CATGGACACACTTTCACTTTAGTTAATAAAGATATTTCTTATGTGATGGCTCCTTTCAAATCATTTCATGTTGAAAATGAGCATTCATTGCAGCTGTAGACGGATTCAGATCTACATTTTAACCTAAAATGACACCAAGGCAATTACGAAGTCAGCCTTcttcaaaatatatttcaaaacatattttctctctttctcttttttatctCTGCTAAATGAACTACAGCTATGAGCTGCTCTCAGGGTGTCTTTATGCTGAACCAATCAAGGTGATCTGTGTGAGTTCCAGCATCCGTTTGCAAATCTATTTTATCGATTcaaacatatcttttttttgAAGTATtcctcatttttcatttcttttagtcagctgtacagtacacacagccTGTCTGTGGTTTTCAGCCATGAATCAGAAGGTCCTGGACACTTTGGGGATGATTCTGGCTTTGGGTAaaaattctctctctgtttcagtcaaagcagaaaaagaagaaacacaatataaaagaAATCCTGTTTGGTAAATCACACAGGATTTAATCGAGCAGATCTACAGAGAATCAGAAAGggttttttcttccctctgatACCTTTGATTGACAGACCACTAAAGGTCAAAGAGTTTCTAATCAAAAGTAGCGTCTCGCCACACACTTACACAGTCATGAGGGAGGCTGCAGGGAGACACTGGTGGAATAAAAGATTGAGCTATTTACAGGCTCGCTGTAACGTTTTATGGCGAGCTACCTCTGCAGGATGGGTTTTTAGAACTGAGCCTGGTAATTGCACAATGAGTAGAGTGCTGTTAAACATCATAATTATGGGTATGCTACCTTGggatcttttttattttgccgGAGGAGGAACACGTACTGTAGGGAGGGACGAATTATTTTTTAGTCctccatttccatttttctttgaaaagcACCATCCATATTCCTAATTACTCTgactgtgaatgttttatttatttatttatttgggtgaagatgaataaaatatattagtgTTATACTTCTGCAGTTCCCTGTTTTGTTATTGCTTTCCCTCCTGTGCACAGAGTTTTAAAAGGGTTGGACAGGTTTTGCTAAAAGTCCAAAGTCACCacagactcacaaacacaaCCGCAGATGCTCTCATTCTTTAAGACTCTTGCTCTTTTCACGCTGCAGTACTCGTTTCCCTCCACGTAATTGACACGGCCGTATCCGGGAAAAGATGTGCTGACATTTGGTTATATATTCCACCACTCACACATCTCATCAAACACTACTCATCCATGTACAACCCCTCTCCCAACGCAGCTTTTGACACATGTTGGAGTGGATAGGAGGAGCAGACAAATTGAGGTGATGACTGTTAACGTGTACGTGCCTTAGTGACACGGCAGACCAAAGGGAAGTCAAGCACCTGTGAAGGTTAACAGAATCGAGGTGGCACCTTATACCTGACATCAATAATGCAGGCTGAATCGTTGACATACAGCACAGAGGGAAGTCTCTACTTTTGTGCATCTCTttaacatcaataaatcataaTTGCTCTGCAGACATTGGTATAATTAACCTACAGAAAAAAATCTTGAGCCTTCCCGTGACTGAGACAGAAGCACCCAGCTTCCGTTGCCATAAAGACGTTTGGTAACTCAAACTGCAACCTGCCTTGAGGCCACCCTGTGCAGACATCACAACTGGTTTGCTTGCTAATGAACTTGCTCTCAAAACATCTGACAGTTTCCTTTTTAGTCATGAACTTGAAACACatctgccttttttattttttggatgcaATGCAGATTTTCAGCTAAAGATTCTGTCACTTCTTTGGTTATTCCTAAAACACTGGTGCACTGCAGTTACAGAATAGTAAAGGTGTGGTTAAGTTTAagcctccttccttcctgctcTTCTGGTAGAGGTTGTAGTGATGTCAGCCTATAGTGAGCGTGTCATTAAGGTCAGGAAGCTAAAACATTTGGCAAAGGCTTGTGGACAGACTGTGGACATGCGTAAATAGAAGCGATGCAGGATGCCCTCTGATGTTCAAAGTAAagcccttcctcctcttcacagtGTGCCTTGGCACGCTGATTCAACCACGCACAAACTGTCTCGTAGGCACAGTTTAACAATAGTTTGTTGAGCTGCAATGCACTTGGGTTGGACAGAAAGTGCTGTGTGCTGCTTTAATTGGTATTTGGTCACATCACCTTGTCTAAAGCGGCCATGCAGCGGAAGCAACGCGTCAGCAGCACAatagcagcagctgctgtcctctgtcAGTGTCTACACTCGATCTGTTCAGCCTCAGTACGGCTGTGCACTCAAGACGTGTTTGACAGAGCACACAGTCCAATACACAAACATATCTATTCTAAAAGTATTGCAAGTAAAGTGCCTCCAGTCGCAGTTACAAAGCGTGAGTGAGGCACACACCACTACATAGCCGGTGTAATCAGCTGCACACATTAGAAACATGACTTAACATCCAGTGTAGGTAGGATGTTACTCGCAAAATACATCACTGAGCAATGTTGCAAGATGGAGGCTAAAAGTCGATATTCCCTCCCATACAAAATCCACTTTAATGTCACATTCTCGAGCCCTATAAGTTTAAATATAGCCTAAAATGCACATTCACCGAATCCAAAACCTGGACTCAAGTCATGTACTTTAGCTGACCCCTGCCCTAGACTCATTACCATGCTGCATTTCATATTCTGAACCACTGTGACGGCTTTCCAgcattattaaataaaacagcttcTACAGCTTTTACTAGTCAAATCGCATCCTTTCAATTTCACACTAGTTTGCCTCATTGGACCACTTACAGTTTTCAACTTTAAGTGAGGGGCTGCGGTTTGTTTGTTAAAGAAATGGGGAACAAATAGTTTCCAttgcaaaataaaatagtttgtgCACAGGAATCTTAATTtcctgtaaaatattaataggATAAAATGGCTAATGGTTGTAATCACCATGGTAACTCTACCAAGATGAgtgcactttaaaaaaactacaCGTGGCACCATTTACCATGTTTATTTGACCCGAGAGCTTGTGTAATCATACATGTTGTGCAGTTATGGGATGTTTTGGATTGGAATGAAATTACCTCAGCAAGTTTTTGTTAAATGAAGTGTGCAGAAAATGTTAAGATGCACCGAAGTAATTGCAGAAAAGAATTAAACTGAACATGCACTACGGGGGTGTTAACAATCACGTAGACCCGATTCATTTACCACTGACTAATTTGTcaaaactcaactcaaactgtcaagtgtattttaaaaatgaaaaagaaatctaGTTAGGAGTATCGTAAAAAATATCCCCACAGCTGGAATCTGTTATAACATGATCTTTTAATATCAATTTATCTACAAAATCTGGACTGACACCACTGTATTCTGGTCTTCATGGAAAGTGCACTGTCACTGAAGCAAAAGGAACATATaaaaattacaaacaaacagactgtaccatttttttttaaccataaaatGTCCATTCGTCTGGCATTGgtacttacagtacagtataaatGAGCAGTCATATTGAAACAGGATGGTTCAATTTTTATATAGTGGTATCTGAATTTCTACTTTTTCGTTTGTTCTTGTGCATTTTCTCGCTGATCCACCTCATTCTTTATGATATAGCACTGAAGGTAGTTGCcacaaaacagaaaccaaaacaaccagATGAGTACATTCTTTCTGATTTCTCTCCTTATTTACCGTACAGTTTGGTAATCCATAGAGACTGTAAGCAGCTGCCCCGCAATGGACACAATTCATATGTCCAGAAGATCTCCTGGAGGCCATTTGCAGTCCAGATTTCCCATCAAGCAGCTGTTAACTGCACAGCTTGGTGGTCTCGTAATCCATCGCATTGGGCAGACGTGAGCTGAAGGCCTGTAAGGAGGCATGAATGCGAACCACCTCACTGGCAGTCAGTTTCAGCCGGTGCCGCAGAAGACAGGCAAACAGGTCCAACCTCTGTTGACCCGGTGGGGACAACCGGTTTACCCGGTCTCGTATTTCCAAGAGTTGAAGCATGGCCGTGTCTTGGGAACCTTGGGTGTACGGGTAGTCCAGCTGCAGAATCAAGTCACGGATCGCCTCTGGGTCAAAGTGCATGCTGTAACCAAAGACCTGGATGCTGTTGATCTTCATGTAGCCCAGGTTCCGAGCAGGATCAGTGATTTCTAAAGGCTCATAATAAACACTGTCATTCACTCCATCTTGAGTCTTTATCCTGCTCCGAAGATAGATGTGAATGGTTTCAAAGAACGTCTTCCACTTGTTGCCCAGCGTCAGAGTCCAGTTATAGCACTCGAAGGGTAGATCCAGCTTGGTGGCCTGCCAGTCTGGAAAACTGTTCTCATTGACAGGGATGTACCAACTCTCTGAGTGACTTCCTCCAAATGGGTTGATGTAGAGAGTAAGGACAGGCTCCAGGGTGCTGTTCTTTGTAAGGCAGATCTGGAGGGATATTCCCAGCAGCATGTGGACCATGTTAGACTTGTACTTGTTGCTCTTCAGCGTCAGCAGCATCCTTTTTCTCCATGACGGGTCAAACCAACTGTTGAGTCGCATGTCATTGCTGATGAAGATTGCGTGGACCtatgaaacaaacagatatGGACAAAAAGTGTAAATGTATAGATGCACCGCACTCATGAACACATTAGCTACATACAAGGAGGTGTAGTTTTGGAAACTTTTGTAGACGTGACGTGCAGCAGAAGTTGAGGCAATTCACTTGGGAAAAAAAGTAAGGCatagaagaggaggaaaaaggcaCAACAATAGGTATTAGGTTGCTTCTTGCTTTCGAACACGCCACTccattttatctttattttcgTGCGACACACTTCTTTGCTATTTTCAAAGGTTTCAGACACATCCCATTGTCTTTTGGATGGAGTTGTTTAGAGCAACTCTAGCCATTAAGGACGTCCCTTTCCAAAGTAAAGAGTGACTATTTGTCGTCCTAGCTGAATGGGTACAGTGTGTGCTGCGATGTGGCATGGTTGCAATCATAGCTGGTTCAGTTTTGGACCTTTCTTCCACatactcctcctctctctctctttctctctctctctctctgtcccttgTCACTCtccaagaaaagcaaaaaataccCCTCGCCCCAccaccaaaaacaaaaggaacgACCCTTCAAACTGACCTATTTTCAACCTGTATTTTACTGAGGCAAGAAATaggttacttctgcttttaTTGTATGCAACCCTGCTAGTGCAGGTTTTGTCAAACAATGCCTGCTTGCTTTTGACTTATAGCCAATACCTATTTTTCTGACCATGTCTGGCTAACCATAAATCATCATCTACACATCAAATCACTAAGTTCTGAactatttgttatttattatatttcatttatttattcctctcTATTCTAATCGATGAACCACAGTGCCTCAGGTGTACAGAACGTCTAAGACATGGTGCaacaaatacaagaaaaaaaacatgaggaaaCTATGAAGTTCCTCAGTAGCCAGAAGGGCAAGACTTTGTAATGCTGAGTGGCTCCCATGAGTGAGTATATTCTCCCCAGGCTACTCCTGTGAAAGACAGCTCAGCTCTCGGTCAGCCTGACATGATTCAGCAAcggctaaaagaaaaaaatacctCTAGCCTGCGGTCAGCTCTCTGCAGTAGGTAGCCCAGCTCCAAATCCTGGAGGTCCGTCTCAAATCCCAGGTAGTTTTCTGTAGAGTCTGCCACCATGGGCCTGCAGGCCCCCTGCGTCAGGCTAAACCCCGGGTTGCAGCTCCCACAGCGGGTGTGGTTGTCTGGCGCACATGCAGCGCAAGCCAAGCCTTCCCCGACGGAGCAGGGCGGAGGCAGCTGACAGGGGCTGTGTTCGTATCgacagctgcagctgtggagCTCCTCGGAGAATGCACCAAGTTGGTTGTTCTCTGAGCAATACAGGAGAGACTGGAAATGACTGAGCCAGTAGGACTGAGgcctgcagcaggaggagaagaaaaacagaacaggagagagtgagaggcaGTGAGAGAGTGGTTATTGAACGGGGCTTAGAGGATGAGCTGGTTTATTAGGTAGCATGCTTTATTGGGTCCTGGACACCTGTCTGGGTGTGCAGACAGCTTGCTCGTTAAAAATATAGAGCACAATCAGCATAATGTAAAGCATGCAGACAGGCCGAGCAGACAGGATTCAAGTTAGGGCTGCAAATAACAGTTGTTTTCATTAATATGTTGATGATTTTTCTTGATGAATGGATTAGTTcttttggtctataaaatgaaagaaaaccatTCAAAGTATTCATCACAGTTGATTCAAAGCCCAAGGTAACATCCTCAAGTGTTGTTTTGTTACCATAGCAAAGATATCGAGTTTACTGTCAAGACGAAAAAGgtcagaaaacattcacatctGAAATCCTCTTCTCTAAAGAATTACTCAGAAACGATAAACTGATTATCAAAACAGTTGCAATGAATTTGATATTGGACAACAAATCAATGTATCGTTGCAGTTATAGTTAAAGTTAGTTTGCAGGTCAAAAGACATTAGTGGTAGTCTAGATTGGCATAACCATGAATCCAACAACGTTTCAATGCATACTTTGGACTTGCACATATGAATGAAAGTTCCAGACACTTTCCAATATCAAATTTAGGTCCGTTTTAACCTAGAAATGTTCATTGTTTGGGGACCAAATCAGTGTTCGgtgtgacttttattttcagcatCTGAACAAGATTTAAAGGCATTATGAAGTTTAGAGTTTTATTCTAATGTGGCACCtacaaaactctttttttatttttcagtttgataTTCCCAGCAGGATAATGATGTCAACATTGTATGTAGGTATCTCTGCAGGAATATGTTATTGATTCGGGCTGGCCTGAGATTCCTGTTGTGTAccagttttcatgtttttgttgtcctGAAGTGCCGGATGAATGCAGGTTACACATGCAAAGAATATGAGCATAAACACTGTTGTTTGGAAGAGTAagcgagagacagacagagagagaaagttgtCTTTGATCAGTTTGTGACATAAATATTAGAAGCGCGCTGCAGCCGTGGGGTAACTGAGTCTCAGACATACATATAATTCCCCCATGTGGACCCGAGTTTGATTCCCGTCTGTAGCACTTTCTCGACTGTGATCCCTTTATGCCTCTTATCCTCTTTGCTcgcagaaaagaagaaatgctCAGTACATACCTCCGGCTTTCCATTAAAAAATACCCAGAAAACAACATTATTCTTTGATGGGGGTGTATTGTGGTAAACTTtatgctaatctaaaaatgttggCTGGATTACATTTGGAGCATCCTCCCTCTGTATCCCACTCTCATTGTGTTTCTGGCAACAGGGAGCAAGTTTGAATTCAGAAAGTCACTGATTTGAATATCAAAACCCCCttacgaaaaaaaaaagtgatgggAAATGAACCAAAAGGGCTCTTCCTTTCCATCACTCGCCACCTGTGGGCAAGTTATTTCAcctctgacagctgcagcagagcaaaGCAGTCTCCAACACAAGACTGCAGTTGTGCTGTTAGTTCCCCGGTGTGATTATGCACAGCCTTCCTGCTCCCTGCTACTCTGCCTCCACACCACTGCTGTAAATCACAGTGTCTTCCAACTTCAGTGCCACTTTTAAAGGAGCAGACAACATTGTGTTTTGAATGAGTTCAGTAAAAGTAGTTGTTTTTGGAAAGCTCTAGAAAAAGCATCTCTGAGGCAATGACTAAAATGACATTCAAGCTTTGTTTCTATAGATAATATTTTAGGTAAAAGAAGCCTTTGGTAATTTTTGATAAGACACAAGACCAGTGAGAATTTTCATCATAGTTTCatcaacatttgttttaacaataactaaagaaacacacacacaaaaactactAAAATCTACTGACATTCTCatcaatgaataaaaatgagacAAACATGTTAGAGAAGGATGAGTtgagaagagaaaacaggagatGTCTACAAGATTTTGGAACCTGCACAGATTTTCTCCTGttagattaaattagattatactttattcatcccacaacagggaaattgacttattacagcagcagagtgtaaTGTACACTACAGAATGAAAGTAGAAACACACCGAGCAGACAGAAGCATCTTATAACctgcacaataaataaaaactgttcagCCCTGAGTGCATTAGTGAGGTCCTACACTGATGTTGGGCGATCAGATCTGGCTCACAGTCCGTGTCCCCGTTCATCCCAAAGGTTTTGGACGGGTTTGAGGTCAGGGCCTGTGCAAACCAGACAAGTTCTTTGAGTCCAAACTGAGAAAAACGCTTTTTGTGGGCTTGCAGTGTGCAAACAGAACACAGACCTGGGAGCACACTATTGTCTCTAAGACTAAACCAAAAGTACATACCAATATGTGTACATATTTGACCATGTAGTGTATGAATAGGTTGTGCACCATCTTAACTTAACTCCATATTGTCATATTCCATTCTATATTCTTATATATTCTTTATGAAATGTgcatttattcttttgttttactgtcAGGTTGGCAGTTGAGGCAGAGTTGTGCTTATTTATAGAACTCTTTAACTCATCTATCTTCTGTCAGAGGTTCTGTACCACACCAGTCAAATAGTCAATCAAGCCTAAATCCATCAGTATGAACCTAGCAGGTGAGCTAAACAATTTCTGTGACGCAAAGGTTACTGGAGGTACAGGAAGCACCTTTCACATCTATCACTCTTCCAGATGCGTGAACAtcaggaaggcagcaggacCAGATGCTAACACAGCGTAGGCCCTCAAACTTTGTGCTGACCAACTAGTGGCGAGTGTTCGACAGTCTTCAACCTGTCCCTGGCTCAGGCTGCCGTTATTCCTGAGTCCCAGACAAAAACTTCAGCCTGCCCTAATGACTGTTGCCCAGTGCATTTATCTCTGTAGTGATGAAATGCTTTGAAATGCTCACTACAATTTGCTAATCATCCCAACTGATCAACAGAGGACGCAGATCCTCCACACCACCCTATGCAAACTGGACAATGGAGCTATGTGAGACTGCTGATGACCACAGTTCAAAGTTTCCCTCCAGTCTGGACACAAAACTCAAAACCTGGGACTAAATACTGTACCTCACTGTGCATGTGGATCGTTGACTCCCTGACGGGCCAACCCAGGTGGTAAAGGTGTCTGGACACACCTCATTCACCCTCACCCTTAACATCCCCAGGGCTGTGTTTTGAGTCCCCTGCTGTACTCCCTGTACATGCACACTGACAGTGTTGActtcaacaccatcatcattaGACAGCCTGATCCACTTGTGTCAAGGCAACAGCCTCCTCCTGAACATCAGCAAGACAGAGGAGTTGGAGAGTGGAGTGTCCTTGGTGTCTCCGGGGGAGTCAGACATCGACTCTGTGGTAAGAAAGGCTAGAGAAGATGCTTGAGGAAATTGAAGCTATCCCCTGAAATACTGAGACATTTCTACTCCTTCATGATTGAGGTCATCCTGGTGGGGAACATTGGAAAGGAAACTGCACCGAATTCGATCAAAAGGTTCTGGATAGACTCAGTTCTGGCCTGGTCTATCCAGAACCAGAGAGGCTCAGGAACATCTACGCAGACCACTAGGatattatactgttattattacttatttagtttaattaagaggctcacaaaatacattttaatttgaactgAATGAAAAGACCAATGTTATGACACGCAATTTCACCTTCTGaacatttttcatataaaaagGTAACATAACTGAAACAGTGTGCAGCTGTAAAGTTGAAACTGGTGCGGTATATTCAAAGCCTTGACAAGTTCATTAAAAAGCCATTCAACATTTCAGAGTCAAATCTTAATTGCACTTTCTGACGAGACCTTGAtgttcttgaaaaaaaaagcctgcacCTTTCTTTGGCAGAAAGCTGTACATAAGAAGCATTTTCTAAGCTGATTAAAGCAGAAGTACTGCACACATCACTTGAATGACAATGTGCATCATTATGCCTAATGGCAAAAGTTTGAGCACAAAGTATGCTGTGTCGTCTTATCATTATCCGCCTAATAAAAGCCAAGCTGACTACTGCTTCGACTGGCTTATTCTCTCATAATTGTCAGCGCAGAGGAAAAGTAGCCCGCAGGAAGCAAAATCAATCACATATCTCTCATCTATCTCAAGTGCCTCAAACACGTTAAAGGgagagcgttttttttttctctctctctcaagagCTTCCGTTTCTCTCCAAGGCAAACATCGGCATTCTCaatctctctctgcactgtgcATGGTGATTTCTgtgaagacagaagagaaaaggaaagctTCACAGTTGACGCGGCGGTAATAACATAGATAAACACTGCCTGGATGGGGGCGATGACGCTCCCACTCCTTTTCTTGGCAAGTGGGTGGGAATATCAGCTGCATAGATCAgtgattaatgtgtgttttggcaggAAACGAAACAGGGGTGTacaccgagagagagagagagaaaagaaagcgAGAGGCTGGACATTGAACAGACTCCACTGTATAGATTAATCTGCCGGTTGATTCATGTGTCTCAGCTCAGTTCATCTGCACCctgtgtgactgacagtgaTGGTTGGACTCATCATCGGCACTGACCTCTGTTTGATGGAGGAAGGCAGCATTTTCAAAACTCAGAAACAGTCTTCAgcagtaacaaaaacaacattggtCAAACACCTAAAATGACCTACGTCTATTTGTTTTAGTGACAAGTGACCTCTCGCTCCCATCTGAATAATGTCTCCTTTgtcagcagcagaagcaggacGCTGTTAGAACACAACAAAAAGTCATGGAGGAGGTCAGAGTGTCAAAGTGTGGGTACAAAATGTCCAACTGTGACACCGGAGGCCATggctgtctttctgtgtttgaataACAGTGGTTTCCCTTAACCTTCATGGATGTCTTTCTTTAAGTTTAAGTCGCCGCTGCTGAACCTTGTAATAGTTGGAAATCAGAGACATTTTTGGAACAGCTATAACTGGTTATGAAACAGATCATCTACTGTTAGTGTTTTGATGAATCTTGGGAGGATTGGTGTGAAAAGGTAAACTGGTAAATCTGCAACCGACTTTGAAAATTTCATCTGATTTCGTAATCAGCTGAAAGACTTGAAGAATGTAATGAACCTCTGAACCAAAGAAAGATATCAAATTGTAAAAGTGgaatttttcttctttgcagcGGCGAAACCGACGCAGAGGATCTGGTTTCAGAGGGATCTCGAGtacattgaaatgaaatgaagatttcatcatttcatgagGCTCGATAAAGATTTAATAGAGTGGAGAATTGTGGATTTCTGAAGTTAAGGTTTACTGTTGGAGCAGGGCAGGTGAGCTCATTGGTGGTGATGTGTGAAAAGCAAGAATGTGTGAAAGCTGAGCTGAATCCGGCTGAAAAGTTGTGCCGCACCGTAGAGGTCTAGCTTAATGTTAATTCAGTGCATTCCAACCTTGGTACGACGTACATATTTCTTGGCGCTTGCTGTACAAAAGAGATAAACATAAAATCCTTTACGTTCACCAAAGGTGTATTGCAAGGTTATACAAGTAAAATTCCACCACCGCATGCCAGCTTCTTTATTTCCTACATCCCTGATTTGGTCCAAAGAGAGGGCTGCAGTCTACAGAGGCTGTGATTCGATGTACAGCTTTGGGCAAAAAGCTACTGTGGGTGTATAGATCAAACAGAAAGTGAAGAATGCCCAAAaagaaaagtacattttaaaaaaaatgttggctgCAGTAGATTTACTCAGGGCCAAAGTCacctgtgacaaaaacacacggagagaaagaaaatgcgAAATTTCATCGGCTGTGCTCACCGTTCTCTTGGTAGGCGGACTTGTGGCTGTCGGTGACATCTCTTACTGAGACTGAAGAGCTTGAAAATGACTCTCTCGGCTCGCTTGGAGAGGACCCGCATGCTGTTCTCCAGCTGCTCGTATCTCCACTGGAACAAGTTGTCCATCGACCACAAGTGCTGGATGGTTGACACATTCAGGAAATAGTTCTGGGGCAGCCTCGCATAGAACGCCTTGAATTCATCTATAACAGAAAAGACACATAAACATAATCATAACATCAATAAAGCACTGCGATCTTATCTACAAAATTATGCTTAGCATTCGATAGATAGACTGTATGCAACATTAGGTACTGTTACAGCCGCCACtcttttttcctgtgttttctctcatctgtcttgtctgtgtcaCCGGTTGTGGCCTTCTGTCACCGGCctgatcacctcaccacctgttcctcatcTTCTAATCAACCTCTGCAGTACAAAAGACCAGCTTCACCTCCCAGACTCTGCCAGATCATTCACTAAtcgctgctgtaacaaacacatacaaactgtGAGCGTTAAATGTTGTGTGCGTGTTGCCATCTTCCATCTTCTGGGGTAGTAAGCTCTTTCTTGTCTCAGTTTCTGTTCTGGACCACCCCACCCTGTACCCTGCACCAGGTTGCCTTGCTCATTGCACCTCTTTTAAATTATAATTGGTCTGAGGCTTGTGTTTGCATTCTGGGTCCACTAAACTTTCATCTTAACAATAATGATGACTAATGCGATTAACCGTCCAGCCTCCTCAGggttatgaatattttaaagttCACTTGTGTGGTCACGATCGACTTGAAGAATATCTTGACCTGTTACACATCCAGCTGGGTTTGAATATCATCTATTTAAATACACATTACGCATCAATGCACATCTGTGATTTGGAGTCATTTTGCAGGTGTTTCTTTTGATCCTACATGTGCTGTGGGTGTAATTACTCTACTTTACAAGTATAAATAGACACAAATTGACATTTTCCTTCCTCACATGATTGGCAACTAgcaaaatactgtatttattttattttttctttcctgtgtttACAACATGTCATGGCTGCTAACGAGCACATTTTGCTCATGCTCATTAACATCCTGCAGTGGCTCTTTCATGAGTCCAGTTGATATGATATATTTACTGTGGTCATTGATGACCACCTGAAACCAAGTGCCTCGTAAATATAATGTTGTCGAGTGATATTTCTTGACTTTATGACTTGACAATCATCACCTCAACACTCCATTAAACAATCGACGAGTGCACGTTGGATACGATAAAACACAGAGCGTCCTACGGTTCTGTCCTCCAGTTTCAGGCACAACAACAATGGAGGAGTTGCAGCTGAAGGAGCCTTTGAAA
Above is a window of Larimichthys crocea isolate SSNF chromosome XVII, L_crocea_2.0, whole genome shotgun sequence DNA encoding:
- the LOC104926358 gene encoding BMP/retinoic acid-inducible neural-specific protein 3 gives rise to the protein MALWGVISLSLHCWVCLRFAVIVAAAGTASLPNDKPGGPLDWLLSDKGPFHHSPEYIDFVEKNRQGFSTRYKIYREFGRWKVNNLAVERRDFLESPLPLTPEFVRNIRLLGRRPTTQMITDNLIRKYGTHFLLSATLGGEEALTIFVDKRKLSKKAEVSDYSGNSSTVTLEALHQLAASYFIDRESTLRKLHHIQIASTAIKVTETRTGPLGCSNYDNLDSVSSVLVQSPENKVQLQGLQVILPDYLRESFVQAALSYIACNGEGEFGCKDNDCWCNCDLKFPECNCPYMDIQAMEESLERITETWGILYKEFEESDEFKAFYARLPQNYFLNVSTIQHLWSMDNLFQWRYEQLENSMRVLSKRAERVIFKLFSLSKRCHRQPQVRLPRERPQSYWLSHFQSLLYCSENNQLGAFSEELHSCSCRYEHSPCQLPPPCSVGEGLACAACAPDNHTRCGSCNPGFSLTQGACRPMVADSTENYLGFETDLQDLELGYLLQRADRRLEVHAIFISNDMRLNSWFDPSWRKRMLLTLKSNKYKSNMVHMLLGISLQICLTKNSTLEPVLTLYINPFGGSHSESWYIPVNENSFPDWQATKLDLPFECYNWTLTLGNKWKTFFETIHIYLRSRIKTQDGVNDSVYYEPLEITDPARNLGYMKINSIQVFGYSMHFDPEAIRDLILQLDYPYTQGSQDTAMLQLLEIRDRVNRLSPPGQQRLDLFACLLRHRLKLTASEVVRIHASLQAFSSRLPNAMDYETTKLCS